The following coding sequences lie in one Struthio camelus isolate bStrCam1 chromosome 32, bStrCam1.hap1, whole genome shotgun sequence genomic window:
- the LOC138063537 gene encoding olfactory receptor 14A16-like produces MSNSSSLNDFLLLAFMDKQDLQLLHFSLFLGIYLAALLGNDLIITAVACDHHLHTPMYFFLLNLSVLDLGSISTIVPKSMANSLRDTRAISYSGCAAQVFLFLFLITAEFSLLTVMAYDRFVAICRPLHYGTLLSSRACVKMAAAVWGTCFLYAVLHTANTFSLPLCEGNVVEQFFCEIAQILKLSCSDSSLREFVVLVVTLSEVFGCFIFIVLSYVQIFTVVLRIPSEQGRHKAFSMCLPHLAVVSLLVSTGLFAYLKPPSLSSPALDLVVAVLYAVVPPAVNPLNYSMRNKELKDALDKMVQWVQYQHQ; encoded by the coding sequence atgtccaacagcagctccctcaatgacTTCCTGCTGCTGGCATTCATGGACAAGCAGGATCTGCAGCTactgcacttctcgctcttcctgggcatctacctggctgccctcctgggcaacgacctcatcatcacagccgtagcctgtgaccaccacctccacacccccatgtacttcttcctcctcaacctctctgtcctcgacctgggctccatctccaccattgtccccaaatccatggccaattccctcagggacaccagggccatttcctactcaggatgtgctgcccaggtctttctgtttctcttcctgataacagcagagttttctcttctcacagtcatggcctatgaccgctttgttgccatctgcagacccctgcactacgggaccctcctgagcagcagagcttgtgtcaagatggcagcagctgtcTGGGGCACTTGTTTTCTCTATGCTGTCCtacacactgcaaacacattttcactaccactctgtgaaggcaatgtcgtggagcagttcttctgtgaaattgcccagatcctcaagctctcctgctcagattcATCCCTCAGGGAATTTGTAGTTCTTGTGGTTACTCTTTCTGAAgtgtttgggtgtttcattttcattgtgttgtcctatgtgcagatcttcacagttgtgctgaggatcccctctgagcagggacgacacaaagccttttccatgtgcctccctcacctggctgtggtctccttGCTTGTCAGCACTGGCTTGTTTGcttacctgaagcccccctccctgtcctccccagctctggatctggtggtggcagTTCTGtatgcggtggtgcctccagcagtgaaccccctcaactacagcatgaggaacaaggagctcaaggatgcactGGATAAAATGGTTCAGTGGGTACAATATCAGCACCAGTAA